In Candidatus Sulfurimonas marisnigri, a single genomic region encodes these proteins:
- a CDS encoding energy transducer TonB → MLLFTWRYYSGNKKAECETIVCVQLSNLQAKEITKEKINVENPKPQEEQKTATKQDKITPKEIHVAPVIVPIKEDIFEPKTQDSEKIQETETIKAEIIAEEGVLEEKTAVKIAEKKLHVEPNINKEEVAKEYLKINTQKITQLLQENLYYPRNARKRNITGEVFIRFTLGIDSEVYDVEIVNSKNNILSRAAVKTIEDLSGKFPKPNKEIILNVPINYNLSE, encoded by the coding sequence ATGCTGCTGTTTACTTGGAGATATTACTCTGGTAATAAAAAAGCAGAGTGTGAAACTATAGTTTGTGTTCAACTAAGTAACCTACAGGCTAAAGAGATTACCAAAGAGAAGATAAATGTTGAAAATCCAAAGCCTCAAGAAGAACAAAAGACTGCAACTAAACAAGATAAAATCACTCCCAAAGAAATACATGTAGCTCCAGTTATAGTGCCAATAAAAGAAGATATTTTTGAACCAAAGACGCAAGATAGTGAAAAAATACAAGAGACTGAGACAATCAAAGCAGAAATAATAGCCGAAGAAGGTGTTTTAGAAGAAAAAACTGCTGTAAAAATTGCTGAAAAAAAGTTACATGTAGAACCAAATATAAACAAAGAAGAAGTTGCAAAAGAGTATTTGAAAATCAATACGCAGAAAATAACGCAACTTTTACAAGAGAACCTATACTATCCAAGAAATGCTAGAAAAAGAAATATTACCGGTGAGGTTTTTATAAGATTTACACTAGGTATTGATTCTGAAGTTTATGATGTTGAGATTGTAAACTCAAAAAATAATATATTAAGTCGTGCAGCAGTTAAAACAATAGAAGATTTGTCCGGGAAATTTCCAAAACCTAATAAAGAAATTATTTTAAATGTACCAATAAATTATAATTTGAGTGAATAA
- a CDS encoding group III truncated hemoglobin, translated as MPYNTVDRGTIKKMVREFYAIILKDDVLGPYFIKALGDDLKNGKWHEHFNTLDNFWLMMMTGERGYMGDPFPSHAFIGELYPETFERWLKLFNEVVHKLFVPEIAEKFYKKAEILAKQFMDNLDINGED; from the coding sequence ATGCCTTATAATACTGTAGATAGAGGTACGATAAAAAAAATGGTGCGTGAGTTTTATGCAATCATTCTTAAAGATGATGTTCTAGGTCCTTACTTCATCAAAGCCTTAGGTGATGATTTAAAAAATGGCAAGTGGCATGAGCATTTTAATACTCTAGATAACTTTTGGCTTATGATGATGACCGGAGAGAGAGGCTATATGGGTGACCCTTTTCCTTCACATGCTTTTATAGGAGAGCTTTATCCTGAAACTTTTGAGCGTTGGTTAAAACTATTTAATGAGGTTGTACATAAGTTATTTGTTCCAGAGATTGCTGAGAAGTTTTATAAAAAAGCTGAAATATTAGCAAAACAATTTATGGATAACCTTGATATAAATGGTGAAGATTAA
- a CDS encoding IS3 family transposase (programmed frameshift): protein MARVVYSEEFRIEAVKQVTKNGYSITDTADRLGVHPDSLRNWIKRLESPQAIQKHQILDESQIEIKKLQKELKRVTEERDIPKKGRGVLCKPHKLKYAFIKVYSEVYSVHRLCKVMQVHRSGYYQWLNQPISDRELENKELLIQIKDAFKASNGVYGHRNIHKDLKELGIHVNKKRVARLMSEAKLYGVGTYKRKPYSKAGPAHKAYPNHLHQCFISGKPNDTWVSDITYIRTKEGWIFLATVIDLYSRKIIGWATGHRQTTPLIVEALKMATTRLSKDDKVILHSDQGSQYASYDYKKFATSHNITLSMSRRGNCYDNAVAESFFKTLKKELVRKQIFLTREIAASKIFEYIEMFYNSKRRHSYLDYISPNEFEKRYNQKSLKS, encoded by the exons ATGGCAAGAGTAGTTTATAGTGAAGAGTTCAGAATAGAAGCGGTGAAGCAAGTTACAAAAAATGGGTATAGCATTACAGATACTGCTGATAGACTAGGAGTTCATCCTGACTCACTAAGAAACTGGATAAAAAGATTAGAATCTCCCCAAGCAATACAAAAGCATCAAATATTAGATGAATCTCAAATAGAGATAAAGAAACTCCAAAAAGAGCTCAAAAGAGTTACAGAAGAGAGGGACATAC CTAAAAAAGGCCGCGGTGTACTTTGCAAGCCACACAAACTAAAATATGCTTTTATAAAAGTATATAGTGAAGTTTATTCAGTTCATAGACTTTGCAAAGTTATGCAAGTACACCGTAGCGGATATTATCAGTGGCTAAATCAGCCGATCTCAGATAGAGAACTTGAAAATAAAGAATTGCTAATACAGATTAAAGATGCATTCAAAGCATCAAATGGTGTTTATGGTCACAGGAATATTCATAAAGACCTCAAAGAGTTAGGTATTCATGTAAATAAAAAGCGAGTAGCTAGACTCATGAGTGAAGCTAAACTGTATGGGGTAGGCACTTATAAACGTAAGCCATATAGTAAGGCTGGTCCAGCTCACAAAGCTTATCCAAACCATCTTCATCAGTGTTTCATTTCAGGGAAGCCAAATGACACATGGGTGAGTGATATAACTTACATTAGAACTAAAGAAGGATGGATATTTTTAGCCACTGTTATTGATTTATATAGTAGAAAAATTATTGGCTGGGCAACTGGCCATCGCCAAACTACACCGTTAATTGTTGAAGCATTAAAAATGGCCACAACAAGACTAAGTAAGGATGACAAGGTCATACTTCACTCAGATCAAGGGAGTCAATATGCTTCTTACGACTATAAAAAGTTTGCAACTTCACATAATATTACTCTGAGTATGAGTCGAAGAGGAAACTGTTATGACAATGCAGTTGCCGAGAGCTTTTTTAAGACTCTAAAAAAGGAGCTTGTTAGAAAACAGATATTTTTAACGAGAGAAATTGCAGCTTCTAAAATATTTGAATATATAGAAATGTTCTACAACTCAAAAAGAAGACATAGTTATTTAGATTATATTTCACCGAATGAGTTTGAAAAAAGGTATAATCAAAAGTCTTTAAAAAGTTAG
- a CDS encoding carbon monoxide dehydrogenase beta subunit family protein, with protein MIKKVKEGPAGYMPQSAPSMGVELAPKGQALLYGNVVTEEEAMRDAAIALLTKDNPTIFPGPQVLWDWKDDVAEKAAALLELASEIPNCKIIPMPDYRPKYPKIDVKAEINPNHPNLTILDNKIKACVFVGVHCHYANLTLRMIRAGTDCYTVALCAYMGHEEAMASIRDLHADDIRKFKDIVIEERNKLGIEWTTTLPPENPSLPKEDYSTLSPADYGEYRSLIMSKKGEHVTAVE; from the coding sequence ATGATAAAAAAAGTAAAAGAAGGTCCGGCAGGTTATATGCCACAGTCAGCACCATCCATGGGAGTCGAACTTGCACCAAAAGGTCAAGCTTTACTTTATGGGAATGTTGTCACTGAAGAAGAGGCAATGAGAGATGCTGCAATAGCATTACTCACAAAGGATAACCCAACAATCTTCCCTGGTCCTCAAGTTCTATGGGACTGGAAAGATGATGTTGCAGAGAAAGCTGCAGCTCTATTAGAACTTGCGTCAGAGATTCCAAACTGTAAAATTATTCCAATGCCAGATTACAGACCAAAATATCCAAAAATCGATGTTAAGGCTGAAATCAATCCAAATCACCCGAATCTAACAATCTTAGATAACAAAATCAAAGCTTGTGTTTTTGTAGGTGTACACTGTCACTACGCAAATCTTACACTTAGAATGATCCGTGCTGGTACAGATTGTTATACGGTTGCATTATGTGCCTATATGGGACATGAAGAAGCGATGGCATCAATCAGAGATTTACATGCAGATGATATTAGAAAATTCAAAGATATTGTCATTGAAGAGAGAAATAAACTAGGCATTGAGTGGACTACTACTCTACCACCTGAAAATCCATCTTTACCAAAAGAGGATTATAGTACATTGTCACCGGCAGACTATGGCGAGTATAGAAGTCTCATCATGTCTAAAAAAGGTGAACATGTTACTGCAGTTGAATAA
- a CDS encoding ferredoxin oxidoreductase — translation MSAIERPQLNKKLVDINYMLKEAPREKHFITGAQAMAEAVKRANVDMAIAYPITPQSEVMHLVGDIYHQGHIKEYYRAEEELGTMSAIAGASRAGVRLFTATSGPGLLRGLEAIVSWSGHRVPAVLGILTRVVNAPLSIQPDNIEMAYMMHCGAVMLHAENQQDVFDMTLAAFAIAEKVDVYIPVAVATEGFFVTHAKGYVDMTPEDMALTAFDPVAAPVPAMDNETPPARIQRDAPVQKSNFMSYLIHAVWQQEIWDSNKRAMKYIYEYLGGPIEVLNPDADVFVVASGCAAAQGREAHRASQELGLNVGLIKVKAIRPFPIDEIKEATKNAKTLIVPEHNIIGWLSQEVKAAIPNGGIVVGGPRVFGGMTLPVELIMKEIYTALGLEYDLKL, via the coding sequence ATGAGCGCAATTGAAAGACCACAATTAAATAAGAAACTAGTAGATATTAATTATATGTTAAAAGAGGCTCCAAGAGAAAAGCACTTTATTACAGGTGCTCAAGCGATGGCGGAAGCTGTTAAAAGAGCAAACGTAGATATGGCTATTGCATATCCTATTACGCCACAATCAGAGGTTATGCACCTTGTTGGTGATATTTATCACCAAGGTCATATTAAAGAGTATTACAGAGCTGAAGAAGAGCTTGGTACGATGTCAGCTATCGCTGGTGCTTCAAGAGCAGGTGTTCGTTTGTTTACAGCAACATCAGGACCCGGACTTCTTAGAGGTTTAGAAGCAATTGTATCTTGGTCTGGACATAGAGTTCCAGCAGTATTAGGTATTTTAACTCGTGTTGTAAATGCACCATTATCAATACAGCCAGATAATATCGAAATGGCATACATGATGCACTGTGGTGCTGTTATGTTACATGCTGAGAATCAGCAAGATGTGTTTGATATGACATTGGCAGCATTTGCAATTGCAGAAAAAGTTGATGTTTATATTCCTGTAGCAGTTGCAACAGAAGGTTTCTTCGTAACACACGCAAAAGGTTACGTTGATATGACTCCTGAGGATATGGCACTAACTGCATTTGATCCAGTTGCTGCACCAGTTCCAGCTATGGACAATGAAACGCCACCAGCTAGAATCCAAAGAGATGCTCCTGTTCAAAAGTCAAACTTTATGAGTTACTTAATTCATGCAGTATGGCAGCAAGAGATCTGGGATTCAAATAAGCGTGCAATGAAATATATCTATGAGTATCTTGGTGGACCAATAGAAGTTCTTAACCCTGATGCTGATGTATTTGTTGTTGCTTCTGGTTGTGCTGCTGCACAAGGTAGAGAAGCTCATAGAGCTTCGCAAGAATTGGGTTTAAATGTTGGTTTGATCAAAGTAAAAGCAATTAGACCATTTCCAATTGATGAAATCAAAGAAGCAACTAAGAATGCTAAGACACTAATTGTTCCTGAACATAACATTATTGGTTGGTTGTCTCAAGAAGTTAAAGCAGCTATACCTAATGGTGGTATTGTTGTAGGTGGTCCAAGAGTATTCGGTGGTATGACGCTTCCGGTTGAATTGATTATGAAAGAAATTTATACCGCTCTTGGTTTAGAATACGATCTGAAATTATAA
- a CDS encoding thiamine pyrophosphate-dependent enzyme, whose product MSLKYVTPAERFKRYLPKDYVELVDYGPFGKSQDEAGPGNMGQFKELMEEHPMCSGCWMAYYIRLIFASLPCPEETVTLGTAGCGRLAISQAAVPFIYGNYGDQNAMASGLSRAFRLRFPDKHKDVITIAGDGGTMDIGFSMTMHSWIRGEKFTTIMLDNEVYGNTGGQESGMSPKGAVLKMAPEGKKFEKMPATALAKAAGCVYIVKMSPTNIKKAAKVIRRAIFVAREVGPTFIHAYTSCNIEYSIPTEEVFADARAQEKDRFQFEEYMTDEAKAVIERVEAEEKATLRAKKGKIAEEVS is encoded by the coding sequence ATGAGTTTAAAATATGTAACTCCGGCAGAACGGTTTAAAAGATATCTACCAAAAGATTATGTAGAGTTAGTTGACTATGGTCCATTTGGAAAGAGCCAGGATGAAGCTGGCCCTGGTAATATGGGACAGTTCAAAGAATTGATGGAAGAACATCCAATGTGTTCTGGTTGTTGGATGGCGTATTACATCAGACTGATTTTTGCTTCACTACCATGTCCTGAAGAGACTGTTACACTTGGTACAGCTGGATGTGGTCGTTTGGCTATCTCACAAGCTGCTGTTCCATTTATTTATGGTAACTATGGCGACCAAAATGCTATGGCTTCTGGGTTATCACGTGCATTCAGATTACGCTTTCCTGATAAGCATAAGGACGTTATTACAATAGCAGGTGATGGTGGTACAATGGACATCGGTTTTAGTATGACTATGCACTCTTGGATCCGTGGTGAAAAATTCACAACAATCATGCTTGATAATGAAGTTTATGGTAATACTGGTGGTCAAGAGAGTGGTATGTCTCCTAAGGGTGCTGTATTGAAAATGGCTCCGGAAGGTAAAAAGTTTGAAAAGATGCCTGCTACAGCATTGGCAAAAGCTGCTGGTTGTGTGTATATTGTAAAGATGTCACCAACAAATATCAAAAAAGCAGCAAAAGTCATTAGAAGAGCAATCTTTGTTGCTAGAGAAGTGGGTCCTACATTCATTCACGCATACACTTCATGTAATATCGAATATTCTATTCCTACGGAGGAAGTATTTGCAGATGCAAGAGCGCAAGAGAAAGATCGCTTCCAATTTGAAGAGTATATGACAGATGAAGCAAAAGCCGTGATAGAGCGAGTAGAAGCTGAAGAGAAAGCAACGTTAAGAGCGAAAAAAGGTAAAATTGCAGAGGAGGTAAGTTAA
- a CDS encoding 2-oxoacid:acceptor oxidoreductase family protein, whose product MEARKRYNIRISGLGGQGVVTTAHILGSTMDNAGKYASLVPFFGSEKRMAPVEAYVRASSEPIYEVGEVVYPDIIMIYHSQVVTHGKSYTMPFYTGLKPNSLIIINSDFDVLEEEDKKVLRDLNAKVVQFDATDLAVKVAGTELATNMAMMGMLLGLTELVTEENIEAAVKERFLGSSFVASGGTAALDSAIEKKFKKKEELLEKNMDVIKKTFEMANSVDLTGSDLVIQLAPNL is encoded by the coding sequence ATGGAAGCTAGAAAAAGATATAATATACGCATCTCTGGGCTAGGTGGGCAGGGTGTTGTTACCACTGCGCACATTCTTGGTTCGACTATGGACAATGCAGGAAAATATGCATCGTTGGTACCGTTCTTTGGTTCTGAAAAAAGAATGGCACCTGTTGAAGCTTATGTAAGAGCTTCATCAGAACCAATTTATGAAGTGGGTGAAGTTGTTTACCCTGACATCATTATGATTTATCACTCTCAAGTTGTTACACATGGTAAATCATACACAATGCCATTTTATACAGGTCTTAAACCAAACAGTCTAATAATTATTAATTCTGACTTTGATGTTCTTGAAGAAGAAGATAAGAAAGTACTTAGAGATCTAAATGCAAAAGTTGTTCAATTTGATGCTACGGACTTAGCAGTAAAAGTAGCTGGTACTGAACTTGCAACAAATATGGCTATGATGGGTATGCTTCTTGGTCTTACAGAACTTGTAACTGAAGAAAATATTGAAGCAGCTGTAAAAGAGAGATTCTTGGGAAGCTCATTTGTTGCTTCTGGTGGTACAGCTGCTCTAGACTCTGCTATCGAGAAAAAATTTAAGAAAAAAGAAGAATTGCTTGAAAAAAATATGGACGTTATCAAGAAAACTTTTGAGATGGCAAATTCTGTAGATCTAACTGGTAGTGATTTAGTTATCCAACTAGCACCGAATCTATAA
- a CDS encoding ferredoxin oxidoreductase: MYYVAKVNSDMCAEHKCNMCTLYCPEANTLMFNKDGNTSWVDEDRCKGCALCVYVCTDMLSRDCISMEMVHGKEE; the protein is encoded by the coding sequence ATGTATTATGTAGCAAAAGTTAATTCAGACATGTGTGCTGAGCATAAATGTAACATGTGTACACTATATTGTCCAGAAGCTAATACGCTGATGTTCAATAAAGATGGGAATACATCTTGGGTAGATGAAGATAGATGTAAAGGCTGTGCACTTTGTGTGTATGTGTGTACTGACATGCTTAGTCGAGATTGTATTTCGATGGAAATGGTTCACGGTAAAGAAGAATAA
- the tig gene encoding trigger factor — translation MKVTVNKIDDINFIMSGTINNSVIEGKVAKFKEQDAKEPKNDESADENIEQAAAGEVFKEFIDAGIKEANIDVESILGQPGLKKYEQKDSSVYFEVELAISPEINVDIDYADIVPNYTKPTAAPEVVEAKLVEFAQQQAPFTKIEIARPIENGDVAVIDFTGFVDNKTFEGGSAEKFNLKVGSNSFIPGFEEQLIGMEYNQEKDVIVSFPDDYSAEDLAGKEARFIVKLHEIQEQKPERLDDAFAQKIFADKTATLDKLRNQVSEQATAEELSKLYMSELKPKVVEGLLAKFDFTLPNNIVEQEIDAKVREKTRSFSEEQHKSYMEDKGKFKELRESVREEARKSIKMTLIVEALAKKEGIEVHEQEVIAALGYQATMTGQDPQKLLQYYQDNNLMISAKMGLTEDKLFGVILGFHKA, via the coding sequence GTGAAAGTTACAGTAAATAAAATAGATGATATTAACTTTATTATGAGTGGTACAATTAACAATAGTGTGATTGAAGGCAAGGTTGCCAAATTTAAAGAGCAAGATGCTAAAGAACCAAAGAATGATGAGTCTGCTGATGAAAATATTGAGCAAGCTGCAGCAGGGGAAGTATTTAAAGAATTCATTGATGCTGGAATAAAAGAAGCAAATATTGATGTGGAAAGTATTTTAGGTCAGCCTGGACTTAAAAAGTATGAGCAAAAAGATAGTAGTGTATATTTTGAAGTTGAGCTAGCTATTTCTCCAGAGATTAATGTAGATATTGACTATGCAGACATAGTACCTAATTATACAAAGCCAACTGCAGCACCTGAAGTTGTAGAAGCTAAGCTTGTAGAATTTGCTCAACAACAAGCGCCATTTACAAAGATAGAAATAGCAAGACCCATTGAAAATGGTGATGTTGCTGTAATTGATTTTACAGGTTTTGTAGATAATAAGACTTTTGAAGGGGGCAGTGCTGAGAAATTCAACCTCAAAGTAGGTTCTAACTCATTTATCCCTGGGTTTGAAGAACAACTTATTGGTATGGAATATAACCAAGAAAAAGATGTTATTGTAAGTTTTCCTGATGACTATTCAGCCGAAGATTTAGCGGGCAAAGAAGCTAGATTTATTGTTAAACTTCACGAAATTCAAGAACAAAAACCTGAAAGATTAGATGATGCTTTTGCACAAAAAATATTTGCTGACAAAACGGCCACTCTTGATAAACTTAGAAATCAAGTATCAGAACAAGCAACAGCTGAAGAATTATCAAAACTTTATATGAGTGAACTTAAGCCTAAAGTGGTAGAAGGCTTACTTGCTAAGTTTGATTTCACATTGCCTAATAACATAGTAGAGCAAGAGATAGATGCAAAGGTTCGTGAAAAAACAAGATCATTTAGCGAAGAGCAACATAAGTCTTATATGGAAGATAAAGGTAAATTTAAAGAGCTAAGAGAATCTGTACGCGAGGAAGCAAGAAAAAGTATTAAAATGACACTTATTGTTGAAGCCTTAGCTAAAAAAGAGGGTATTGAAGTACATGAACAAGAAGTCATTGCAGCACTCGGATACCAAGCTACGATGACAGGTCAAGATCCACAAAAGTTATTGCAATACTACCAAGATAACAACTTAATGATATCAGCAAAAATGGGACTAACAGAAGACAAGCTTTTTGGTGTAATACTTGGATTTCATAAAGCATAA
- a CDS encoding leucine-rich repeat domain-containing protein, translated as MLDKMDESWIEKIWKWADKNNISDLEWIEHDSYLEGGYFRGLPRSKDKLLNLTELNLLGSQLSELPVEIGNLVNLNKLYLLGNQLSELPVEIGNLINLKEIYIAGNQLRELPKQIGSLINLKLLLLQENQITTIPKEIGDLLNLTILELGGNQLTSLPKEIGKLRNLTKLTLWKNKLTKLPKEVENLLNLIELDCVYNKLELTKEHVQWLENLMTKNCIVSI; from the coding sequence ATGCTTGATAAGATGGATGAAAGTTGGATAGAAAAGATTTGGAAATGGGCAGATAAAAATAATATTTCTGATTTAGAGTGGATAGAACACGATTCTTATTTAGAGGGTGGTTATTTCAGAGGATTACCAAGAAGCAAAGATAAGTTACTGAACTTAACGGAGCTAAATCTTCTTGGTTCTCAACTCTCTGAACTACCAGTAGAGATAGGAAACCTTGTTAATTTAAATAAGCTTTATCTCTTGGGAAATCAACTCTCTGAACTACCAGTAGAGATAGGTAATCTGATAAATTTAAAAGAGATTTATATTGCAGGAAATCAGTTAAGAGAATTACCAAAGCAAATAGGATCTCTAATAAACTTAAAACTTCTTCTTCTTCAAGAAAATCAAATAACAACAATACCAAAAGAGATTGGAGACCTTCTAAATTTAACGATTTTAGAACTTGGAGGAAACCAGCTTACCTCTCTTCCAAAAGAAATAGGAAAACTTAGAAATTTAACTAAATTAACTCTTTGGAAGAATAAGCTTACAAAGCTACCAAAAGAGGTAGAAAATCTTTTAAACTTAATAGAACTCGATTGTGTTTACAATAAGCTAGAATTAACAAAAGAACATGTTCAATGGCTAGAAAATTTAATGACTAAGAACTGTATAGTTAGTATATAA
- a CDS encoding IS3 family transposase, with product MKLMERNMSRKKGQTYSAEQKTTIVLELLKEEETIAQIATKYKITAQSISKWKKQFLENASLAFEPAKAVQEFKNEIKTKDEEIEELQKQLGKSVVEKEWLAKKLESSVSYKERKTLIENGLELTKTIQCKLLGISRATHYYKPVSMSKVNLKIMHTIDEIATDNSEYGYRFIHQQLLEDGYSIGKDRVLKYMQFMGIQAIYPTKKKLTSIKNQEHKIYEYLLKEYWTKNGRTKQIYVPAPNEVWSGDITYIRTNGGFMYLAAVIDWHTKAILSYKISNSMDATLATDVLKEALAKYPKPKIFNSDQGSKYTSYEHTQTLKQHDIQISMNGRGRSIDNIVIERFFRTLKHGNIYISDYQSIKELKEGVKNYIHKYNFKRFHSAIAYQKPMNLYLEFIKNVG from the coding sequence ATGAAATTAATGGAGAGAAATATGAGTCGAAAAAAAGGTCAAACTTATAGTGCAGAACAAAAGACTACAATAGTGCTAGAGTTACTCAAAGAAGAAGAGACTATAGCGCAGATAGCAACTAAGTATAAAATCACTGCTCAGTCCATATCAAAGTGGAAGAAGCAATTTTTAGAAAATGCTTCACTAGCTTTTGAACCAGCTAAAGCGGTACAAGAGTTTAAAAATGAAATCAAGACTAAAGATGAAGAGATAGAAGAGCTTCAAAAACAACTGGGTAAATCTGTTGTTGAAAAGGAATGGCTCGCAAAAAAGCTAGAGAGCTCGGTCTCATATAAAGAGAGAAAAACTCTCATAGAGAACGGGCTTGAACTTACTAAAACAATCCAATGTAAATTACTGGGTATTAGTCGTGCTACTCACTACTATAAACCAGTGTCCATGAGCAAAGTAAATCTAAAAATAATGCATACCATAGACGAGATAGCCACAGACAACTCCGAGTACGGCTACAGATTTATTCATCAACAACTGCTTGAAGATGGCTATAGTATTGGCAAAGACAGAGTCTTAAAATATATGCAGTTTATGGGGATACAAGCGATATATCCAACAAAAAAGAAGTTGACAAGTATCAAAAACCAAGAACATAAAATCTACGAGTATCTGCTCAAAGAGTACTGGACAAAAAACGGAAGAACTAAGCAGATATATGTTCCAGCACCAAACGAAGTTTGGAGCGGTGATATTACTTACATCAGAACTAATGGTGGGTTTATGTATCTTGCTGCAGTTATAGACTGGCACACTAAAGCAATACTATCCTATAAGATATCAAATTCTATGGATGCAACGCTTGCAACTGATGTACTCAAAGAAGCACTTGCAAAATATCCTAAACCAAAGATATTTAACTCAGACCAAGGTAGCAAGTACACAAGTTATGAGCATACTCAAACTTTAAAACAACATGACATTCAAATCTCAATGAATGGAAGAGGAAGATCAATCGACAATATAGTCATTGAACGTTTCTTCAGAACTCTCAAACATGGAAATATCTATATCAGCGATTATCAATCAATTAAGGAGCTAAAAGAAGGTGTCAAAAACTACATTCATAAATATAATTTCAAAAGATTTCATTCAGCTATTGCTTATCAAAAACCAATGAATCTGTATCTTGAATTTATAAAAAATGTAGGGTAA
- a CDS encoding HEAT repeat domain-containing protein — protein MTNIEELKLARSDDENIRRMLTQNPNTSAETLDKLSEDESQFVRVRVAAHINTSSETLDKMSKDESEYVREFVAEHLSTPVETLVELSKDRLMAYWVAGNPNTPVNILNKLSEDEDENIRASVSVNPSTPVETLVKLSKDDNEDVRAAVAKNPNRAS, from the coding sequence ATGACAAATATAGAAGAGTTAAAGTTAGCTAGAAGTGATGACGAGAATATTCGAAGAATGCTTACGCAAAATCCAAATACATCTGCTGAGACTTTAGATAAGTTAAGTGAAGATGAGAGTCAATTTGTTCGTGTGAGAGTTGCTGCACATATAAATACATCATCTGAAACATTAGATAAAATGAGTAAAGATGAGAGTGAGTATGTTCGAGAATTTGTTGCAGAACATCTAAGCACACCCGTTGAGACTTTGGTTGAGCTAAGTAAAGATAGATTGATGGCATATTGGGTTGCTGGAAATCCAAATACTCCAGTTAATATATTAAATAAATTAAGTGAAGATGAAGACGAAAATATTCGAGCATCTGTTTCAGTAAATCCAAGCACACCCGTTGAGACTTTGGTAAAATTGAGTAAAGATGATAATGAAGATGTTCGAGCAGCTGTTGCAAAAAATCCGAATAGAGCGTCTTAA